The window GCGGGCGTCACGGCTTTAGCCCTGGTCGGCGCTCAGCTCGGTGAAAGTTTCGCGCATGATCGCCAACCCGGTTTCGGCTTCCTCGCGGGTCAGGATCAGGGGCGGGCTGACGCGGATCACGGCCTCACCGCAGTCGAGGTTGAGCAGGCCCTTCTCGAACATCGCCATGCTCGCGCGGTCGCGCAGCTTGCCGTCTGGAGCGCCGTCCGGCCCCACGAACTCTAGGCCGATAAACAGGCCCTCGCCGCGCACGTCGCCCAGGAACGGGAAGTCGGCCTGCATCTTCCGCAGTTCACTCAGGATGAAGCCGCCGACTTCGCGGGCATTGTCCATCAGGCTCTCGCCGCAGCCGGGGTGCTTGACCTTCCCCTCCAGCAGATCGAGGGTCGCGTGCGCCGCTGCCGCCGACACCGGATTGCCGCCGAACGTACTGCCGTGCGAGCCCACCGGCCAGGTCATCACGCTCTCCTTGGCGAGCAGCGCGGAGATCGGCAGCCCCGAGGCGATGCCCTTGGCCAGGGTGATCATGTCGGGCTGCACATCAAAATGCTGGAACGAGAACATCTTGCCGGTGCGGCCCATGCCGGCCTGCACCTCGTCGAAGATCAGCATGATGCCGTGCTGGTCGCACAGTTGCCGGAGCTTCGGCAGGAAGTCGGCGGGCGGCACGATGTACCCGCCCTCGCCCTGCATAGGCTCCACGATGATGGCCGCCACCTCATCGGCGGGCAGAATGCCCACGAACAGCGACTCGATGTGGTCAATCACGGCCTGGGCGCAGGTCTCGGGCGTGCTTCCCAGCGGCGGGCGGAAGGGGTTGGGGTAGGGCACGTGACTGACGGCAGGCAGCAGCGGGCCGAAGCCGCGCTTGTACTTCGTCTTGCTGCCGGTCAGCGTGATCGCGCCGTAGGTGCGCCCGTGAAACGAGCCCATCGTGGAGATGATGTGCGTGCGCCCGGTGTGATTGCGCGCGAGCTTGATCGCCGCCTCCACCGCCTCGGCGCCCGAGTTGCCGAAGAACACGCGCCACTTCTCCGCGTTGCCGCCGGGCAGGGGGCGCTCGACGTGGGCCAGCAGCCGCTCAGCAAGGGACGTGGTGATTTCCTGCGGGTAGTCGGTCAGGCAGACGTGGGTGAACTTGGTGACTTCTTCCTGCACCGCCCGGACCACATGCGGGTGGGCGTGCCCGGCGGTCGTCACCGCGATGCCCGCGAAGAAGTCGAGCATGGTGTTGCCGTCGGCGTCGGTCAGCCACACGCCCTCGCCGTGGTCCGGCACGAAGGGGTACGGGCGCATGTAGGAGGTCGAGAGGTGCTGCTTGTCGCGGGCGATGATGTCGGCGGATTTGGGGCCGGGGAGGGCGGTTTTGAGGAGGGGCTGGCGGGGTTTGGATTGGGTCGCAGTCATTGGGGGTCTCCTTGGAGTTCGAGCAGGGGGTCGCCGTCGTAATTCTCGCCGCAGACGACGAACCCGAGCGATTCGTAGAGGTGGCGGGCGGGGCCGTTGCTGGGGTTGTGCGCGATCACGATTCGGTGTTGGCCGGGCCAGTCGCGCAATGCTCGGATGGCCTGCAAGGTGGCTTCCCGGCCATAGCCCCGGCGTTGGTGCGGCGCGTCAATCACCATGTGGATGATTTCCAGCGAGCCTAGGACCGCTTCGGTCAAAGCCTCGTCGGCGTAGTGCTGCCCGTAGGCGATGAACCCGAGCGGCTCGCTCGCGCCGGCTTCGTAGATCAGCCGCGCTTCCACGCCGGGCACGGTGCGGCTGTTGTCCAGCCAGTAGGTGTTGTAGTGCACCCAGTACTGCGCCTCGTCGCCGGCGAAGATTCGGGCGACGTGGGCTTCGTTCTCGGGGGTAACCGGCTGGAAGGTCAACATGGATCAAGTCTCGTGTGCGGTGGGGGCAACCGCATGGGCCAAGTGGCTCAGTCTCCGCTGTGCACCGGAATCGGCATGTTCGCCTTGCCATCGGGGGCGGTGTCGCTGACCTGCACGGCGCCGACGCCGTGGGCCACCCACTTGTCCTCGCGGCTGTTCAGGCGGTGCTTGATCTCGCCGGGGCGGTGGTGCGACTCGCTGAAGCCGGCAGGCTCGATGGAGATGCGCTCGCCTTCCATCAGGCCGAAAATCCCGCTCTGGCCGGGTTCCTTGCGCTTCCATTCTTCCGGCACGGCCATGTCGGGACCCGTGTAATCAGTCGGCTCGGTGTAGGCGGCGATGTAGCCCTCGAAGTTGCGCAGAATCAGCTTGTCCGGGCTGTGCGAGAGCACGTAGTTGGGCGCCACCGGAATCTTGCCGCCGCCGCCCGGCGCGTCTACGACGTAGGTGGGCACCGAGTAGCCGGAGGTGTGGCCGCGCAGCGACTCCATGATTTCCAGGCCCTTGCTGACGGTGGTCCGCAGGTGCCCGGCCCCGTGAACGAGGTCGCACTGGTAGATGTAGTAGGGCCGCACGCGGATTTTGACAAGCTCGCGCACGAGTTTTTGCATGATGACCGGGTGGTCGTTCACGCCGCGCAGCAACACGCTCTGGTTGCCCAGCGGCACGCCGGCCCGCGTAAGGCGGTCACAGGCCTCGGCGACTTCCGGGGTGATTTCCTTGGGGTGGTTCACGTGGATGTTCATCCACAGCGGATGGTGCTCGGCGAGGGTGTCGCACAGTTCCTGGGTCACGCGCATGGGCATGAACACCGGCACGCGGGTGCCGATACGGATGATTTCGATGTGCTCGATTTTCCGCAGTTCGGACAGGAGGCGGCCCAGCACCTTCGGCGCGAGGGTCAGGGGGTCACCGCCGGAGAGCAGCACGTCGCGGACCTGCGGGGTGTTGCGCAGGTAGTTCAGCTGCGCCTCGTACTCGGCGGGGTTGAAGGTCTCGGTGGGGTCGCCCACGATGCGCGAGCGCGTGCAGTAGCGGCAGTACGAGGCGCACTGGGTCGTCACCAGCATCAGCACGCGGTCGGGGTAGCGGTGAACCAGGCCGGGGACGGGGCTGTGCTTGTCCTCGGCCAGACTGTCTTCCATCATGGACGTGAAGGGCTGGAGTTCTTCCTCGGTGGGAATCACCTGGCGGCGCACTGGGCAGGTGGGGTCCTCGGCGTCCATCAGAGAGGCGAAGTACGGCGTGATGTCGAGGCGGAAGATGCCCTCGGCGCTCGCTCCCCGACGCTCGGAATCGGTCAGCGTCAGCACCTCTTCGAGTTCCGAGACCGAATTGATGCGGTTTTTCAGCTGCCATTTCCAGTCGTACCACTGCTCGTCGGGCACATCCTGCCACTTGGCGGCGCGGTGGTTGCGGGGCAGCATGGTCTGCGCGCGGACGGTAGTCTGCGGGTGCAGGGCGCGGGAATCGGGCATAGAAACAACCTCCATGACGCGGCCTTCCCACTTCCGGGGAGCCGGCAACTTCTCCAAACGATTGTGGTTTCCAATTGTAAAGGGAAGCCTATCATTTGTAAAGATATCTGCCGACCTCTCCTCTGCCCCTAGGGTCAGCTCTGGCCCGCCCGCGCCGTCACGATGCCGCGCGCTGCGGCCCAGGCGTTCAGGTCGGCGCCTTGCAGGGCGGCGGCCATCAGGTCAGGGAAGTGGTCGGGCGTGCAGGCGAACACCGGAATGCCCAGAGCAGCGATCTGCGCGGCGTATTCGGCGTGGTAGCTCGGCGTGCCGTCGTCGTCCAGGGCCGGCAGCACGATCACCCGCACGCCCATCTCGGCAAACTCGCGCAGGCGGCGGATCATCTGCGGGCCGTCGGAGTCGTAGAGGTCGGAAATCAGGACGAAGGTGTGCTCCTCCGGGTGGTGCAGCAGACCCTTGCAGTACTCCAGCGCCGGCGAGGTGTCGGTGCCGCCGCCCAGCTGCACGCCGAACAGCACGTCCACCGGGTCGGAGAGGTGCTCGGTCAGGTCCACGACGCCCGTGTCGTACACGACGACATTGGTCTGGAGGCTCGGCAGGCTTGCGAGGACCGCGCCGAAAATGCCGGCGTAGACCACGCTCGACGCCATGCTCCCCGACTGATCGAGGCAGAGCGTCACGGCCTTGAGTTTGCGCCGCGCCCGCCCGTAGCCCACCAGGCGCTCGGGAATCACGCTGCGGCGCTCGGGGTCGTAGGTGCGCAGGTTTTTCAAGAGGGTGCGGCCCCAGTCCACCTCGTTCTGGCGGGGGCGGCGGCTGCGCTGCGAGCGGTTGAGGCTGCCGGTCACGGCGCTGCGCAGCGGCTCGGCGAGGCGGGCCTGAAGGTCGCTGACCACCCGCCCCACCACCTGCCGCGCCAGCGCCTTGGCGTGGTCGGGCATCGCATCCTTGAGGCTCAGGAGCGTGCCGGCCATGTGCACGTCGGGCTCGATCTGGTTCAGGAGTTCGGGTTCGAGCAGCAGCGTCTGGAGGCCCAGTTTCTCCACCGCGTCGGCCTGCATGATCTGCACGGTGCTCTGCGGAAACAGTTCGCGCACCTCGCCCAGCCAGGCAGCGACCGCGGGCGCACTCTGGCCGAGGCCGGCGCTTTTGGGGGCTTTCTCCTTCTTGCCCTTCGGCGGGGCCTGACCCGGCACGCCGAAAGGCGCGCTGTCGTAGAGGGCCGCCAGCGCCGCGTCGAGGCGCCGGTCGTGCTCGCCGAGGGCGCAGCCGGTGCCGTCGGCCAGCTCGCCGCTGCGTGTGGGACCGCCGAGCAGCAGCCGCCAGCGGCGCAGGCGTTCGTCGGGGGTGGGTTGGGTCATGTCAGGTTCTCCTGCGTGGGGATGGGTTGAGCGTTGTCATTGGACGCCCAGCAGCCGCAGCGCCAGCGGCACTGGGAGCATTCCGAGTTCGTCGTCTACCGCCGCCGCCACTTCGCGCTCCAGGCCACGCAGGTCCTCACCCAAGC of the Deinococcus reticulitermitis genome contains:
- a CDS encoding acetyl ornithine aminotransferase family protein, with translation MTATQSKPRQPLLKTALPGPKSADIIARDKQHLSTSYMRPYPFVPDHGEGVWLTDADGNTMLDFFAGIAVTTAGHAHPHVVRAVQEEVTKFTHVCLTDYPQEITTSLAERLLAHVERPLPGGNAEKWRVFFGNSGAEAVEAAIKLARNHTGRTHIISTMGSFHGRTYGAITLTGSKTKYKRGFGPLLPAVSHVPYPNPFRPPLGSTPETCAQAVIDHIESLFVGILPADEVAAIIVEPMQGEGGYIVPPADFLPKLRQLCDQHGIMLIFDEVQAGMGRTGKMFSFQHFDVQPDMITLAKGIASGLPISALLAKESVMTWPVGSHGSTFGGNPVSAAAAHATLDLLEGKVKHPGCGESLMDNAREVGGFILSELRKMQADFPFLGDVRGEGLFIGLEFVGPDGAPDGKLRDRASMAMFEKGLLNLDCGEAVIRVSPPLILTREEAETGLAIMRETFTELSADQG
- a CDS encoding VWA domain-containing protein, yielding MTQPTPDERLRRWRLLLGGPTRSGELADGTGCALGEHDRRLDAALAALYDSAPFGVPGQAPPKGKKEKAPKSAGLGQSAPAVAAWLGEVRELFPQSTVQIMQADAVEKLGLQTLLLEPELLNQIEPDVHMAGTLLSLKDAMPDHAKALARQVVGRVVSDLQARLAEPLRSAVTGSLNRSQRSRRPRQNEVDWGRTLLKNLRTYDPERRSVIPERLVGYGRARRKLKAVTLCLDQSGSMASSVVYAGIFGAVLASLPSLQTNVVVYDTGVVDLTEHLSDPVDVLFGVQLGGGTDTSPALEYCKGLLHHPEEHTFVLISDLYDSDGPQMIRRLREFAEMGVRVIVLPALDDDGTPSYHAEYAAQIAALGIPVFACTPDHFPDLMAAALQGADLNAWAAARGIVTARAGQS
- a CDS encoding GNAT family N-acetyltransferase, which translates into the protein MLTFQPVTPENEAHVARIFAGDEAQYWVHYNTYWLDNSRTVPGVEARLIYEAGASEPLGFIAYGQHYADEALTEAVLGSLEIIHMVIDAPHQRRGYGREATLQAIRALRDWPGQHRIVIAHNPSNGPARHLYESLGFVVCGENYDGDPLLELQGDPQ
- the ablA gene encoding lysine 2,3-aminomutase gives rise to the protein MPDSRALHPQTTVRAQTMLPRNHRAAKWQDVPDEQWYDWKWQLKNRINSVSELEEVLTLTDSERRGASAEGIFRLDITPYFASLMDAEDPTCPVRRQVIPTEEELQPFTSMMEDSLAEDKHSPVPGLVHRYPDRVLMLVTTQCASYCRYCTRSRIVGDPTETFNPAEYEAQLNYLRNTPQVRDVLLSGGDPLTLAPKVLGRLLSELRKIEHIEIIRIGTRVPVFMPMRVTQELCDTLAEHHPLWMNIHVNHPKEITPEVAEACDRLTRAGVPLGNQSVLLRGVNDHPVIMQKLVRELVKIRVRPYYIYQCDLVHGAGHLRTTVSKGLEIMESLRGHTSGYSVPTYVVDAPGGGGKIPVAPNYVLSHSPDKLILRNFEGYIAAYTEPTDYTGPDMAVPEEWKRKEPGQSGIFGLMEGERISIEPAGFSESHHRPGEIKHRLNSREDKWVAHGVGAVQVSDTAPDGKANMPIPVHSGD